Proteins from a single region of Scatophagus argus isolate fScaArg1 chromosome 23, fScaArg1.pri, whole genome shotgun sequence:
- the LOC124054892 gene encoding ependymin-2-like — translation MRFLVILACVLAGCLAQKPHPCKSPPLMTGGLSVSTQNEKLWLYARYVYDALGQRIRLMEMGSYENKTFTADVLLLFKQSTLYEINDRARTCKKMPLKPDFHPLEIPQTASLLAQLVLGSSSGPGEGLLVNTWTGDMPDKGGKYISTVTEFGCIPVSTLAQTSQYGWVLTSFFNNVIGISDPTLLTPPSFCPDAELEADSEEEPVDFFGLFFKN, via the exons ATGAGATTCTTAGTGATATTAGCATGCGTATTGGCTGGCTGCCTGGCACAGAAACCTCACCCGTGca AAAGTCCTCCTCTTATGACTGGGGGCCTCAGTGTG TCCACACAGAATGAGAAGCTGTGGCTGTATGCCCGATACGTGTATGATGCACTTGGACAGCGGATACGGCTCATGGAGATGGGCAGCTACGAAAACAAGACTTTCACCGCTGATGTTCTTCTGCTCTTCAAACAG TCTACCCTCTATGAGATTAATGACCGTGCTCGCACATGCAAGAAGATGCCACTGAAACCAGACTTTCACCCTCTGGAAATCCCACAAACTGCATCTTTACTGGCCCAGCTTGTTTTGGGCAGCTCGTCAGGACCTGGAGAAGGACTGCTGGTGAACACTTGGACAGGAGATATGCCTGACAAAGGAG GAAAGTACATAAGCACGGTCACTGAATTCGGATGCATCCCCGTCAGTACACTGGCCCAGACAAGCCAGTATGGATGGGTATTGACAAG CTTCTTCAACAACGTCATTGGGATCTCGGACCCCACTCTCCTCACTCCGCCGAGCTTTTGTCCCGACGCAGAGCTGGAAGCTGACAGCGAAGAGGAGCCAGTAGACTTCTTCGGCTTGTTCTTTAAGAACTGA
- the LOC124054891 gene encoding ependymin-like: protein MKEYLASEAMRALVLFVCLSACCLAQRPRRCTSPPLLTGKFSVSTQSEKLLAFAKYSYDALGKRIRLREFGSYDNKTFHLDVLLLYRQGVVYKINYRNHTCCKKPLSVDFHPLEIPQNSTLLGQVVLGSSSGPGQGVLVNTWAGELPLKEGMAKYVSTVTEFGCIPVSTLFHSDRTGWMVTSFFNNVIGLVDPQDLIPPPFCKDAQLEVAEGEDPVTFFSLF, encoded by the exons ATGAAAGAGTATCTAGCATCAGAAGCCATGAGAGCTCTTGtcctgtttgtgtgcctgtcaGCATGCTGCCTAGCTCAGAGACCACGGCGATGCA cATCTCCACCACTGCTGACTGGAAAATTCTCTGTG tccACCCAAAGTGAGAAACTGCTGGCTTTTGCCAAGTACAGCTATGATGCACTTGGAAAGCGCATCCGCCTCAGGGAGTTTGGATCTTATGACAATAAGACCTTCCATCTTGACGTACTTCTTCTCTACAGACAG GGTGTTGTGTATAAAATTAACTACAGGAACCACACATGTTGCAAGAAGCCACTGAGCGTAGACTTCCACCCACTGGAGATCCCACAGAATTCTACTCTGCTGGGACAGGTCGTGTTGGGAAGCTCTTCTGGTCCAGGACAGGGAGTCCTGGTCAACACCTGGGCAGGAGAGCTGCCGCTAAAAGAGGGAATGG CAAAATACGTGAGCACTGTCACTGAGTTTGGATGTATTCCTGTCAGCACTCTGTTTCACTCCGATAGAACTGGATGGATGGTGACCAG CTTTTTCAACAATGTCATTGGACTGGTGGACCCTCAAGACCTCATCCCTCCACCTTTCTGTAAGGATGCCCAGCTGGAGGTAGCAGAAGGAGAGGATCCAGTGACCTTCTTCagcttgttttaa
- the cskmt gene encoding citrate synthase-lysine N-methyltransferase CSKMT, mitochondrial isoform X2 — translation MDKKATWDRFYTESSSKTTTFKNFEWFFSFDVVRDFIMSHLQTKSQPDTLLQVLDIGCGTSALGPCIYRHSTLPVRVTCADISPIAVRLMQEHIQATAIQPHSLSSRLEFVELDCTQLHKHYNPSSVDLIIDKGTTDALLRSKEGKQKAGLMLKQCLRVLRSSGSLLQFSDEDPDARLLWLETEAQEQGVMAADVGVHEVGELRGVCYYCYQVTPRPVVEK, via the coding sequence ATGGACAAGAAAGCAACCTGGGACCGCTTCTACACCGAGAGCAGCAGCAAGACAACCACCTTCAAAAACTTTGAGTGGTTCTTCAGCTTTGATGTGGTCCGAGACTTTATTATGAGCCATTTGCAGACCAAGTCCCAACCAGACACTCTTTTGCAAGTCCTTGATATAGGCTGTGGCACTTCTGCTTTAGGACCCTGTATTTACAGACACTCCACTCTCCCAGTCCGGGTCACTTGTGCGGATATTTCCCCGATTGCTGTGCGATTAATGCAGGAACACATCCAAGCCACAGCCATTCAGCCTCACAGTCTTTCTTCTCGGCTTGAGTTTGTAGAACTGGACTGCACGCAGCTCCACAAGCACTATAATCCTAGCAGTGTAGACCTTATAATTGACAAGGGCACCACTGACGCCTTGTTGAGGTCTAAGGAAGGGAAACAGAAGGCAGGTCTGATGTTGAAGCAGTGTTTGAGGGTGTTGCGGAGCTCAGGATCTCTGCTCCAGTTCTCTGATGAAGACCCTGATGCCAGGCTGTTGTGGCTGGAGACTGAGGCACAGGAACAGGGAGTGATGGCAGCCGATGTTGGGGTGCATGAAGTTGGGGAGCTAAGGGGAGTCTGTTACTACTGCTATCAAGTGACTCCCCGCCCTGTTGTAGAGAAATAA
- the cskmt gene encoding citrate synthase-lysine N-methyltransferase CSKMT, mitochondrial isoform X1: MSPFSKSLTMLGRRVVAGCVRHHSSLTSELIENMDKKATWDRFYTESSSKTTTFKNFEWFFSFDVVRDFIMSHLQTKSQPDTLLQVLDIGCGTSALGPCIYRHSTLPVRVTCADISPIAVRLMQEHIQATAIQPHSLSSRLEFVELDCTQLHKHYNPSSVDLIIDKGTTDALLRSKEGKQKAGLMLKQCLRVLRSSGSLLQFSDEDPDARLLWLETEAQEQGVMAADVGVHEVGELRGVCYYCYQVTPRPVVEK; this comes from the exons ATGTCTCCGTTTTCCAAGTCGTTGACAATGTTAGGCAGGAGGGTAGTTGCAGGCTGTGTAAGGCACCACTCCTCTTTAACAA gTGAACTGATTGAAAACATGGACAAGAAAGCAACCTGGGACCGCTTCTACACCGAGAGCAGCAGCAAGACAACCACCTTCAAAAACTTTGAGTGGTTCTTCAGCTTTGATGTGGTCCGAGACTTTATTATGAGCCATTTGCAGACCAAGTCCCAACCAGACACTCTTTTGCAAGTCCTTGATATAGGCTGTGGCACTTCTGCTTTAGGACCCTGTATTTACAGACACTCCACTCTCCCAGTCCGGGTCACTTGTGCGGATATTTCCCCGATTGCTGTGCGATTAATGCAGGAACACATCCAAGCCACAGCCATTCAGCCTCACAGTCTTTCTTCTCGGCTTGAGTTTGTAGAACTGGACTGCACGCAGCTCCACAAGCACTATAATCCTAGCAGTGTAGACCTTATAATTGACAAGGGCACCACTGACGCCTTGTTGAGGTCTAAGGAAGGGAAACAGAAGGCAGGTCTGATGTTGAAGCAGTGTTTGAGGGTGTTGCGGAGCTCAGGATCTCTGCTCCAGTTCTCTGATGAAGACCCTGATGCCAGGCTGTTGTGGCTGGAGACTGAGGCACAGGAACAGGGAGTGATGGCAGCCGATGTTGGGGTGCATGAAGTTGGGGAGCTAAGGGGAGTCTGTTACTACTGCTATCAAGTGACTCCCCGCCCTGTTGTAGAGAAATAA
- the otub1b gene encoding ubiquitin thioesterase OTUB1b isoform X2, with amino-acid sequence MAEEQQESTQGEMEGVNCLAYDEAIIAQQDRIQQEIANSNPLVSDRQDLSVLQREYADDDTVYQLKIKDLYKKYSYIRKTRPDGNCFYRAFGFAHLESLLDDSKELQKFKAVASKSKLDLVNEGFTEFTIEDFHNTFMDLIELCEKQPSLEELLASFNDQNVSDYVVVYLRLLTSGYLQREHSFFQHFIEGGRSVKEFCQQEVEPMSKESDHIHIIALAQALNVSILVEYMDRGEGGTVNHHVFPEGGDPRIFLLYRPGHYDILYK; translated from the exons ATGgcggaggagcagcaggaatcaacacagggagagatggagg GAGTGAACTGCCTTGCATATGATGAGGCCATAATCGCTCAACAGGACAGAATTCAGCAGGAG ATAGCGAACAGTAACCCTTTAGTGTCGGACAGACAGGACCTGTCGGTGCTGCAGAGGGAATATGCTGATGATGACACAGTTTATCAGCTCAAGATCAAG GACCTATACAAAAAATACTCATACATTCGCAAGACGCGACCAGATGGGAACTGTTTCTACAGAGCCTTTGGCTTTGCACATCTCGAGTCCCTGCTGGATGACAGCAAAGAACTTCAGAA GTTCAAAGCAGTTGCATCTAAAAGTAAACTGGACCTGGTTAACGAGGGCTTCACTGAGTTTACCATTGAAGACTTTCATAATACT TTCATGGACCTGATCGAACTGTGTGAGAAACAGCCAagcctggaggagctgctggccTCTTTCAACGACCAGAACGTGTCAGACTATGTGGTCGTGTACTTGCGGCTGCTCACCTCAGGCTACCTGCAGCGAGAGCATAGCTTCTTTCAGCACTTCATAGAAGGAGGACGCTCTGTCAAGGAGTTCTGTCAGCAG gAGGTAGAGCCCATGTCTAAAGAAAGTGACCACATTCACATCATCGCCTTAGCCCAGGCCCTAAATGTATCCATCCTGGTGGAATACATGGatagaggagagggaggaacaGTCAATCACCATGTCTTCCCCGAAGGCGGCGACCCACGCATCTTCCTCCTCTATAGACCTGGCCATTACGACATCTTGTACAAATAA
- the otub1b gene encoding ubiquitin thioesterase OTUB1b isoform X1, with amino-acid sequence MAEEQQESTQGEMEAGVNCLAYDEAIIAQQDRIQQEIANSNPLVSDRQDLSVLQREYADDDTVYQLKIKDLYKKYSYIRKTRPDGNCFYRAFGFAHLESLLDDSKELQKFKAVASKSKLDLVNEGFTEFTIEDFHNTFMDLIELCEKQPSLEELLASFNDQNVSDYVVVYLRLLTSGYLQREHSFFQHFIEGGRSVKEFCQQEVEPMSKESDHIHIIALAQALNVSILVEYMDRGEGGTVNHHVFPEGGDPRIFLLYRPGHYDILYK; translated from the exons ATGgcggaggagcagcaggaatcaacacagggagagatggag GCAGGAGTGAACTGCCTTGCATATGATGAGGCCATAATCGCTCAACAGGACAGAATTCAGCAGGAG ATAGCGAACAGTAACCCTTTAGTGTCGGACAGACAGGACCTGTCGGTGCTGCAGAGGGAATATGCTGATGATGACACAGTTTATCAGCTCAAGATCAAG GACCTATACAAAAAATACTCATACATTCGCAAGACGCGACCAGATGGGAACTGTTTCTACAGAGCCTTTGGCTTTGCACATCTCGAGTCCCTGCTGGATGACAGCAAAGAACTTCAGAA GTTCAAAGCAGTTGCATCTAAAAGTAAACTGGACCTGGTTAACGAGGGCTTCACTGAGTTTACCATTGAAGACTTTCATAATACT TTCATGGACCTGATCGAACTGTGTGAGAAACAGCCAagcctggaggagctgctggccTCTTTCAACGACCAGAACGTGTCAGACTATGTGGTCGTGTACTTGCGGCTGCTCACCTCAGGCTACCTGCAGCGAGAGCATAGCTTCTTTCAGCACTTCATAGAAGGAGGACGCTCTGTCAAGGAGTTCTGTCAGCAG gAGGTAGAGCCCATGTCTAAAGAAAGTGACCACATTCACATCATCGCCTTAGCCCAGGCCCTAAATGTATCCATCCTGGTGGAATACATGGatagaggagagggaggaacaGTCAATCACCATGTCTTCCCCGAAGGCGGCGACCCACGCATCTTCCTCCTCTATAGACCTGGCCATTACGACATCTTGTACAAATAA
- the nectin4a gene encoding nectin-4, with amino-acid sequence MSFLPALKFSQLVHSEQWLPRRMTSLLNTLSLCLCVLWIFVAVIKGDFVDLPSNDPIRSLAEEETVLPCRYQPTADQQVVQVTWYQEKPDATKEQIVTAHRTNGQTAFGMWSQRVRFQNSDPVVDSSLVIMSTEISDEGKYICHISTFPLGNFDKEMSLIVWTVPIATLDPVILVEGQTYRQAASCRCVARPPPRLSWDSDLSGQSTNRSTANGVVISYYSLKPLRDMNGKKLDCLVWHPTLLAPRRLTNSLVVHFSPHAEVSGYNRDWFLGLENAALRCVSEGNPKPQITWIRIGGELPEGAIAHPNGTLVFGRPLSSSDGGTYQCVAQNEVGQMKAEVEIAVTDSPVDHKMNENMLMIIVGAVAGGLLILMLIIVITITCHHKRKSEKLERELNQKTEEISTLSRQASFRRMNSISTDPKGVTEESIPLQVEGTLRNSLSSLGEQAQYRDSRSTISGGRGGGGGGAFDYLGRPVLHNNSRRGRERLYERDEENRLRVETYVRNSSLSLQESRFHPPLVPSPYPILQSSEIVRQLNGSAIVPTDGGSRPGSVAKNHQHPSLSCSYPPVTDDEDEVDEGLGGPASQEHPDDQDSETNSSQVSEAHSARRYQQTNGTLRPKPRPSPTVVSPHASQIHKAQIV; translated from the exons ATGAGCTTTCTTCCTGCTCTGAAATTTTCCCAGCTTGTGCACAGTGAACAGTGGCTGCCGAGGAGAATGACATCTCTGCtgaacacactctctctgtgtctctgtgtcctctggaTCTTTG TTGCAGTGATAAAGGGAGACTTTGTGGATCTCCCTTCAAACGATCCCATACGTTCCTTGGCAGAAGAGGAGACTGTCCTGCCTTGTCGCTACCAGCCAACTGCGGACCAGCAGGTGGTACAGGTCACCTGGTATCAGGAAAAACCTGATGCCACCAAGGAGCAGATTGTGACTGCACACCGCACTAATGGACAGACAG CATTTGGGATGTGGTCTCAACGCGTGCGCTTTCAAAATAGCGACCCCGTCGTGGACTCATCTCTGGTCATCATGAGCACAGAAATTTCTGATGAGGGGAAGTACATATGCCACATCAGCACCTTTCCCTTAGGCAACTTTGACAAAGAGATGTCACTCATCGTGTGGA CCGTTCCTATCGCCACCCTGGACCCTGTGATTCTGGTGGAGGGACAGACCTACCGGCAGGCTGCTTCTTGTCGTTGTGTAGCCCGGCCACCTCCCCGCCTCTCCTGGGACTCTGACCTGAGCGGCCAGTCCACTAATCGCTCCACTGCCAATGGGGTCGTCATCTCGTACTACTCCCTGAAACCCCTGAGGGACATGAATGGCAAAAAACTGGACTGTCTGGTGTGGCATCCGACTTTACTGGCCCCACGCAGGCTCACAAACAGCTTGGTGGTGCACT TCTCCCCACATGCAGAGGTGTCTGGCTACAATAGAGACTGGTTCCTGGGTTTGGAGAATGCAGCCCTGAGATGCGTGAGTGAAGGAAACCCCAAACCACAGATTACCTGGATCAG AATCGGTGGAGAGTTGCCAGAAGGTGCAATCGCCCACCCGAATGGAACACTGGTATTTGGGCGACCACTAAGCTCGTCAGATGGAGGCACTTACCAATGTGTGGCGCAGAATGAAGTGGGACAGATGAAAGCGGAGGTCGAGATTGCTGTGACAG ACTCTCCCGTAGatcacaaaatgaatgaaaacatgctgaTGATCATAGTGGGGGCTGTGGCCGGGGGTCTGCTGATCTTAATGCTCATCATTGTCATCACCATCACTTGCCACCACAAGCGCAAGAGCGAGAAACTGGAGAGGGAGCTGAATCAGAAGAC GGAGGAAATAAGCACTCTCTCCAGGCAAGCTTCCTTCAGGAGAATGAACTCTATCAGCACGGATCCCAAAGGAGTG ACAGAGGAAAGCATCCCTCTGCAGGTGGAGGGAACCCTACGGAACAGCCTGTCTTCCCTTGGG GAGCAGGCTCAATACCGTGACAGCCGATCTACCATCTCAGGTGggcggggaggaggaggagggggagcgtTTGACTACCTGGGCAGACCAGTCCTGCACAACAACTCacggagggggagagaaaggcTTTATGAAAGAGACGAGGAGAACCGATTACGAGTGGAGACGTATGTGAGAAACAGCTCTCTATCTTTG CAGGAATCTCGTTTCCACCCCCCTCTTGTGCCATCGCCCTACCCAATTCTACAGTCCTCTGAGATCGTAAGACAGCTAAACGGCAGTGCCATTGTCCCGACAGACGGAGGTTCACGGCCAGGAAGTGTCGCCAAAAATCATCAGCACCcttctctgagctgcagctaCCCACCGGTAACAGACGATGAGGATGAAGTAGATGAAGGTTTGGGGGGTCCTGCAAGTCAGGAGCATCCTGATGACCAAGATAGTGAAACCAACAGCTCCCAGGTGTCCGAGGCTCACAGTGCGCGACGCTATCAGCAGACTAATGGCACTCTCAGACCAAAACCTCGGCCAAGCCCCACTGTGGTCAGTCCACACGCTTCCCAGATTCACAAGGCCCAGATAGTTTAA
- the fcer1g gene encoding high affinity immunoglobulin epsilon receptor subunit gamma — protein MAVWNRSTLLVVLPLWMSVGNAALLEEPHICYVLDGILFLYGIILTALYCRIKICNARKAAAGKAEAKQTAEEGIYTGLTPHIQDTYETIGLKK, from the exons ATGGCTGTGTGGAACAGGAGTACGTTACTGGTGGTGCTTCCTCTGTGGATGAGTGTTGGCAATGCTG CTCTTCTCGAAGAACCACACATCTGTTACGTGCTGGATGGTATCCTGTTTTTGTACGGCATCATCCTGACAGCACTCTACTGTAGAATTAAG ATCTGCAATGCGAGGAAGGCTGCAGCTGGGAAAGCAGAGGCCAAGCAG ACTGCTGAAGAGGGAATCTACACG GGTTTGACTCCTCACATCCAGGACACATATGAAACTATTGGCTTGAAGAAGTGA